The sequence GATGACGAATCGGGTAAACTCCGTCAGCTTTCGCGTCGTCTCCTCGTCGAACTCGAGTTCGGTCGCCTCGGTGCGCGCCTGTGCTGCGAGTTCGAGCGCTCTGTTTCGAGCGTACTCGATGCTCCCCGCGTTTTCGATGATCGTCAACGCCTCGAGTACTTCCTCGTCGGTGTTCGCGTCGGCCTCGAGGATCTCTTCCAGACGCAGGGCGTTCTCGGGTGCGCTCTCTTCGATCGCGTGAATCACGAGCAGCGTCTTTTTCCCTTCCCGAACGTCGTTGCCGAACTCCTTTCCGAACTCGCCGGCCCGTCCGAGCGAGTTCTCCACGTCCAGGATATCGTCACCGATCTGAAAGGCGACGGCCGTCAGCTCCGCGTAGTTCGCGACCGTTTCCTCGACGTCGTCCGGCTGGTCGGTGATGATCGCGGCGAGACGAGCGACGATTCTCCCGAGACAGCCGGTCTTGCACGCACACATCTCGAGGTACTCCGCCGGGGTGATCCTGACTTCGCGCTCGTTGTGCCAGCAGATGTCCATCCCCTGGCCGAGATGAGTCCGGTTGAGTTCGTACATCAACATCTCGTAGGCCGCCAGTCGCCGGTCGTCTGGGAGGTCCGCCGGATTTTCGGTCAGGATCTTCAGCGGAAGGAAGTACATCGCGTTGCCCGCGTTCAGTGCGACGTCCTGTCCGTAGAGGTGGTGTAACGCCGGTTCTCCCCGCCGCTTTGCGGCTTCGTCTTCGACGTCATCGACGATGATCGTTCCGTTGTGAAGGATCTCCGGGATGCACGCGTACGGGAGGTACTCCATCGGGTCCGCTCCGAACCCCTCGACGAGAACGAGAAAGAGGACCGCTCGCCAGCGTTTTCCGCCCCGATCGAGCAGATCCCAGAGCGGATCCGAAAGCGCCCGCTGAATCCCGTCCGGATCGTACTCGTAGGTCGGCTCACCGAAAAATGTCTCGAGGTATTCGGCGTCGATCTCCCGTGGAACGAGGTCTGCAAGCGCCTCATCTACGGCCGGCCGCCACTCGGCAAGCGTCTCCCGCATACCTGTCTCGAGTGCAAGCGAGGTAAAAAAGATTCAGTTCTTCGTGTACGACCTCGAGCCCGGTACCGGACCAGCCCTGACGCGTGAATCCGCACCCTTTTGGTCGATCCGCCGGAAGGCATCCACATGAGTCGTACCGCATGGGCTCCCGAGTCGGATCCGCTGATCGGGCTCGTCACGGAACGACCCCCCGCCAACGGCGAGTCGCCTGGCTCGGCGGCGTCCATCGCGTCCGGTACCGACCGTTCGATCGTCGACGTCGAGTCGAGCATCGCGGATCTGGGTGCGGCCGCCGTTTCGGGGAATCTCGAGGACGTCCTCGCGGACGAGCCGTCTCTCCTCGTTACACCGGGGGAGCGGGCGCTTACGGAGGCCGCCTCGAGAGCGCGCGCCACCCCGATACTCCCCGTTGGAACCGTCCCGGGTGTTCCGACGATCGATCGCACTTCGGTCGAAGGTGCGCTCGA is a genomic window of Natrarchaeobius halalkaliphilus containing:
- a CDS encoding polyprenyl synthetase family protein; translated protein: MRETLAEWRPAVDEALADLVPREIDAEYLETFFGEPTYEYDPDGIQRALSDPLWDLLDRGGKRWRAVLFLVLVEGFGADPMEYLPYACIPEILHNGTIIVDDVEDEAAKRRGEPALHHLYGQDVALNAGNAMYFLPLKILTENPADLPDDRRLAAYEMLMYELNRTHLGQGMDICWHNEREVRITPAEYLEMCACKTGCLGRIVARLAAIITDQPDDVEETVANYAELTAVAFQIGDDILDVENSLGRAGEFGKEFGNDVREGKKTLLVIHAIEESAPENALRLEEILEADANTDEEVLEALTIIENAGSIEYARNRALELAAQARTEATELEFDEETTRKLTEFTRFVIDRDV